The DNA window CGTACGCAGGAGCTGTGGCAGAGGCTGGACGACCTCGAGCAGGATCACCACCTGCCCGGCACGCTTCCGGTGTCCGCCGGTCTGGCGTTCGCCATGCACGGCTGGGCCCGGGGCGACATGCTCGATCGCGTCCTGGCGAACGCCGACATGGCGGCCGGTGACTTCGTACGGTGGAGCAAGCAGACGATCGACCTCCTCGATCAGCTGTCGCTCGTGGCGGACGGTGCCGTCGCCACGACGGCCCGCAAGGCGCTGGACTCCGTCCGGCGCGGAATCGTGGCCTACAGCACGGTCTGACGCCCGTCCGCGGCTCGCTCAGCCCTCGGCGGACACCCACCCGTGGCCGCTTAGGGTGGTGGGGTGCCTGCCGCGTCCCGCCCCCTGCTGCCGCTCTGGGCCGCGGTCGCGAGCTCGGTCGCGGGCGGGCTGCTGCTGACCACTGCGTTCCCGGCGCTGGGCTGGTGGCCGATGGCCTTCCCCTCCGTCGTGCTCGCGCTCGTCGGGCTGGTGGGGCGCCGCATGTGGTCGTCCGTCCTGGTCGGCTTCGCCTTCGGCGCGGCGTTCTTCTTCGTGAACCTGTTCTTCACCGCGCGCTACCTCGGCCCCGTCCCGTGGATCGCCCTGTCGATGCTCGAGGCGCTCCTGACGGCCGCGTTCGCGGTGCCGATCACGCTGGCCTACCGGTGGCTGCCCCGCGTCATGCCGGGCGCAGCATCCCGTCTGCTCCTCCTGCCCGCGCTGGTGGGGGCGCTGTGGACCCTCCGCGAGCAGATCGTCGGGTCGTGGCCCTATGGTGGGTTCCCCTGGGGGCGCATCGGGGTGACCCAGGTCAGCGGACCGGCCGCCGGGCTGGCGTCGTGGGTCGGGATGTCGGGTCTCACCTTCCTCGTCGTCCTCCTGTGCGCCATGGCGGTCGAGTACGTGCGGCACGGGCGCTTCCGCAGGTGGCTCGCGGCGGTCCCCGCTCTGATCGTGGTCGCGGTGCTCTTCCTGGTGCCGGCCTTCCCGACGACGGCCGCCGGTGTGCTGCGCGTCGGCGCCGTGCAGGGCAACGGCCCCGCCGGCTACTTCGATGAGCGCGAGCCCAACGCCGTGCTGGGGGCGCAGCTCAGCGCCTCCGAGCCGCTGCAGGGCGAGAAGATCGACGTGCTGCTGTGGCCCGAGGGCGGCATCGACTCCGACCCGACGTCCAACCGCTCGACCGCCTTCGTGCTCGACCGTCTCGGGGAGAGCCTCGACGCGCCCCTTATCATCGCGGCGGCCACCGGCCGCGGCGACCTCTTCTACAATTCCTCGATGCTCTGGCGCGCGGGCGAGGGCGCCGTGCAGACGTACGACAAGCGGCATCCCGTGCCCTTCGGCGAATACGTCCCCGACCGGTCGTTCTGGGAGAAGCTGTCGCCCGACCTCATCGGGCTCATCGGCCGGGAGTACACCCCGGGCACGGCATCGCCCCTCTTCGACCTGAACGGCGTGGGTGTGGGCCTCGCGATCTGCTTCGACGTGATCTACGACGACGTCATCTGGGACGGCGCGGCCGAGGGAGCCGAGGTCTACATGTTCCAGACCAACAACGCCGACTTCCGGGGCACGGACGAGAACCTGCAGCAGCTCGCCTTCGCGCGCATGCGCGCCATCGAGACGGGCCGGTCGGTGGTGAACCTGTCGACCGTCGGCACGAGCCAGGTGATCACCGCTGATGGCGCGGCCATCGACGGACTGACCGAGGACGTGGCGGGTCACATGATCACGGACGTGCCGCTGCGGACGGGTCTCACCCCCGCCGTGGTCGCCGGCCCGTGGATCAAGATCTCGCTCGGCTGGGGGAGTCTCGCGGCCCTCGCCCTGCTGGGCTTGACGCAGGCGGTGCGGCGCCGCCGCAACGCGAAGACGCCGGCCCCCGTGGGGACCGGCGTCTGAGAACGCGCGTGCGGGGCGTCAGGCGCTGAGCTTGTGCGCGGCGGCGTCGTCACCGGCACCGCGGCGCGACCGCACGTAGGCGAGGCGCTCCTCGAGGAGCTCTTCGAGCTCCGGCACGGTGCGACGCTCCAGGAGCATGTCCCAGTGGGTGCGAGCGACCTTGTCCTCGCTGTGGTCGACCGTGGCGGTTCCCTCGCCGATCCGCAGCAGGGCCTCAGCCCCGCAGGTGCGGCATTCCCAGGCGGGCGGGATCTCGGCGTCCGCCGCGAAGGTCATCGTCGTGTCACGTGCACACACGGTGCAGGTGTAGGTGTGCTGTGCGCGCTCATGGAACACGACGCCGTCTTCGCTTTGTAGGCTCTGGGCGCCGAGTCGGATGCCGCGCAGGCTGCGATCTGCCATGTTGTGGTCCTCTCGTCTGCTCTCAGGTATAACGACGCCACCTGTGCGGATCATCCGAAGGACGGGCTTCCCGGCCCCATTCACAGACGATGCTCAGGGCCTTGTGGTTACCACCGCGCGAGCGCCCGGATCAGCGCCGGGGCTTGTCGCCGTCGACCAGCGACAGCGCGAGATCCGCGCGGTCGGTGACCAGTCCATCGACGCCAAGGGCGAGGAGTCGCCGCATGTCGTCGGGCTCGTTCACGGTCCAGACGTGCACCTCGACCGACGCCCGATGGGCGTAGTCGACGAGCCTCGGTGTGAGCACGCGGAGGAGGCCCTGCCGCTCGGGGATCTGCACCGCGTCGATGCCGCGGAGCACGCGGTGAGCCAGACGGGGGGAGTGGAGGGCGACGGCGAGCAGGAGTCGAGCGATGACGCCGCGGCCCGCGGAGGTTGCCGGCCGGGCATCGCCTCGGGTCGCCGCGTCGAGCGCCTGCCGCCGCCGCGCATCGGAGAAGCTCGTCAAAAGCACCCGGTCGCTGTACGGCGCCACGGCGGCCCCCACCGGTGCGGCGGCGGCCGCCGCCTTCACGTCGAGGTTGAAGCGCAGCGTGGGGAAGCTCTCGAGCGCCTGCGCCAGGGTGAGCAGGCCACCGCGGTGGGCCATGAGCTCCTCGAGCTCGAGGAGGCGGACGTCGGCGATGGCACGCGGATCGCCCGCCACACGCGAGAGATCGGCATCGTGGAAGAGCACGACGGCACCGTCGGCCGTGAGGTGGCAGTCGGACTCCACGTAGGTGACGCCGGCTCCGTGGGCGAGCGCGATCGCCGCGAACGTGTTCTCGGTGACGCCGTCCGCGGCCGCCTCGGCTGTCACCAGACCGCGATGGGCGAGGACGCGGGGCGTGGCGGCTCGGACGAAGAAGGGGTGCTGCGGTGTCACCGTGGACGTGTCAGCGTGCGGACGGCTCGTCGCCGACGGGCCCGGTGACGGCGGACGGCGCATCGCCGATGGGTTCGACCGCGGAGGACTGCGCATCGGACGCGAACGCGTCGGCCGCTGCAGCGGCCTCCCGCACGGCCTGGGCAGCGGCCTCAGCCGCGTCGGACCGCGCCGGCATGGGCGTCCGGCGGGGCGCAGACGCGGCATCCCGATCAGCCTTCGGCTTCGCCTGGGAGGGACCGTCGGAGCCGGCGAAGGCCGAGCCGATGCCCTTCAGGGCCGAGGTGAGCTCGCTGGGGACGATCCAGAGCTTGCTGGACGCGCTCTCGGCGATCTTCGGCAGGGTCTGCAGGTACTGGTAGGCGAGGAGCTTGTCGTCGGGGTCGCCGATGTGGATGGCGTCGAAGACCATCTGGATGGCCTCCGACTCGCCCTGGGCACGAAGGACGGCCGCCTGCTTCTCGCCCTCGGCCCGCAGGATGTCGGCCTGTCTGCGGCCCTCGGCCTCCAGGATCTGCGACTGCTTGGACCCCTCCGCCGTGAGGATGACGGCTCGGCGATCGCGCTCCGCGCGCATCTGCTTCTCCATCGAGTCCTGGATCGACAGCGGCGGGTCGATCGCCTTGAGCTCGACGCGACCGACGCGGATGCCCCACTTGCCGGTGGCCTCGTCGAGGACGACGCGCAGCTGGTTGTTGATGTTGTCGCGGCTGGTGAGGGCCTCTTCGAGGTTCAGGCCACCGACGACGTTGCGGAGGGTCGTGGTGGTCAGCTGCTCGACGGCGCCGAGGTAGTTGGCGATCTCGTAGCTCGCCGCACGGGCGTCGGTGACCTGGAAGTAGACGACCGTGTCGATGGACACCACGAGGTTGTCTTCGGTGATCACCGGCTGCGGCGGGAAGGAGACGACCTGCTCGCGCATGTCCATCAAGGGACGGAGGCGGTCGATGAACGGGATCAGGAGGTTCAGGCCGGGGGTGAGTGTCTTGTGGTACCGGCCGAGGCGCTCGACGACACCCGCGGTGGCCTGGGGCACGATGCGGATGGAGCGCAGGATCGTGACCAGGGCGAAGATGATGATCGCGGCCACGACGATCCACAGGATCGTCTGGGGGATGATCGAGTCGTTCATGCGGTGAGCTCCTCCTGGGGGCGGACGTGGGCGGTGGCCCCGTCGATGCGGTTCACGAGCACGGTGGTGCCGGGCTCGATGTCGGAACCCGGAAGCGAGCGGGCGGTCCAGATGTCTCCGTTGGACAGTTTGACCTGTCCGGAGTGCGACGTGACGGTGGAGAGCACCTGCCCCCGGAGCCCGATGAGGGCCTCGACGTTCGAGGGCGTCGTATCCTCGCCGCGTCGCAGACGTCGCAGCAGGGGCGGTCTCAGCAGGAGCACCATGGCGACGGCGACGACGGCGGCGATGACGATCTGCAGCCAGAGCGGAGCACCGAGCAGATCGGCTCCCAGGCCGGCGAGACCCCCGACGCTGAGCATGAGGAACGTGAAGTCGAGCGTCAGCATCTCGATCACGAGGAACAGCAGGATCAGGACCAGCCAGGCGATCCAGGCGAACTGTTCGATGGCGGTGACGATGTCCACGATGAGCCTCCTCGTCTTCTTCCGAACCTAACACGACCCCTTTCGCGGGGGGCCGGGTTGGTAGGGTCGGAAGGCCTTCCCGACATGTTCGGAGGCCGCTCACACTGTTCTTCTCGACGGGAGTCACCTCGTGTCCCAGATCCTTCCGCCCGGGTCGCTCGCCGGCCGCTCCGCCCTCGTCACCGGCTCGTCCCGGGGGATCGGCGCCGACACCGTGCGGTACTTCGCCGAAGCCGGCGCGAACGTCGTGGTCAACTACCGCAACAAGGCGCCGCGAGCCGAGAAGCTCGGCGCGCAGCTGCGCGACCTGGGTGTGGAGGCGCTCGTCGTCGGCGCCGATCTGACCGATGCCGACTCCGTGCAGGCGCTCATGGACGAGGTGCGGCGCGCGTACGGGTCGCTCGACATCCTCGTGCTGAACGCGTCCGGCGGCATGGAGGCCGGCATGGCAGCGGACTATGCCCTCCAGCTGAACCGCGACGCGCAGGTGCGGGTGCTCGAGACCGCGCTGCCGCTCCTCGGCGAGGGGTCGCGGGTCGTGTTCGTCACCAGCCACCAGGCCCACTTCATCCGGACGACCCCGACGATGCCCGAGTACGAGCCGGTGGCGCTGTCGAAGCGCGCGGGCGAGGACGCCCTCCGCGAGATGATCCCGCAGCTCGAGGAGCGCGGCATCGGCTTCGTCGTCGTGTCGGGCGACATGATCGAGGGCACCATCACCGCCACGCTGCTGGAGCGCGCCAACCCCGGCGCCATCGCGGAGCGACGCGAGTCGGCGGGCAAGCTGTACGACGTGGCCGAGTTCGCCGCGGAGGTCGCCCAGGCCGCCGTCGACCCGATCCCGGCCGATCACACGCGCCTGGTCGGCGACACCGGTTCGTTCGGCGCGGAGTAGGCGCCGCGGCATCCGCTCCACGACGCAGCCCCCGGTCGGTGACCGGGGGCTGCGTCGTTCGGGGGAGCGGTGCGGGTCAGGCGCGGCCGAAGGTGAACGCGCGGACGATCTGCACGACGCCGAGCACGATGAGCATGATGCCCAGGAGCAGCCAGAGCACCAGGGCGCCGAGCAGCGCGTTCACCAGCAGGTAGATGCCGGCGATGATGCTGATGACCGCGAAGAGGATCGTCCACACCCGGGAGCCGGAGCCGCCGAGGGTGGTCAGCGCGACGACGCCTTCGACGATCCACATGATGCCGATCAGGACCGCCACGAAGACCGCGAGCGTCGCGGCGGTTCCCTGGAGGTTCGCGAACGCCACCACGCCGGCGATGACGAACAGCAGTCCGAGGACGATGTGGAAGGCGCGGGACGAGCCGCTCATGGCCTTGGAGAAGATGCCGAGTGCCGCGTACACGATGCCGCCGGCGATGGCGTAGATCGCGATGACGGTCGTGACGAAGACCGCCGCGGCCGCGGGCTGCCAGACGATCAGGATGCCGGCGAGCAGGGCCAGCACGCCGCCGATGCCGAGCGCGGTGCGGATGCCGTTGACGATGGGCGAGGAGGTGGGGGTTGCCGTGGACATGACCGTCGCTTTCTGGGTATCACCTGGGAGGACTCCGGCCCCAGGGTAGAGCCTCGGGTTCGTCCGCCGGGGGAGGCCGACGGCATCGGCGCGCCGGGTGGGGGACCGGAGCTGTCCGGAGAGGGCTCAGCTGCCGGGGGAGCGCGCTCAGCCCAGCAGGGCCAGCGCCGCCAGCAGGACGGGAAAGCAGCCGAGCGTGGTCACGAAGACTGTGTCGCGGGAGATCGCCTCTCCCACGCCGTAGCGCTGCGAGTAGTTGAAGACGTTCTGCGCGGTCGGCAGCGCCGCCAACACCACGACGACGAGGACGTCCGACGGGGCGAGGCGGAACAGGTACGTCGCCACGGCCCACGCCACGACCGGCATCACCAGGAGCTTGAGTGCGGAGGCGACGAGCACATCACGACGCCGCCCATGGGACCCCAGGACCCGCTGCCCGTGCAGCGAGATGCCGTAGCTGATGAGGAGCACCGGCACGCACGCGTCGGCGATGAGCTGGGCGGGGTCCATCACGATGTGCGGCAGATCGATCCCCGTCACCGCGACGAGGGTGCCCAGCACCGATCCGATGAGGATCGGGTTCGTCGCCGTGCGCCGCAGCACCGGAAGGAAGGCCCGCTGCCCGGAGGTGACGGCATCCAGGATCGCGAGCGTCACCGGGGTGAAGATCAGCAGCTGCAGCAGGATGACCGGCGCGGGGAAGGCGGCGCTCCCCAGCAGGTAGAGCGACAACGGGATCCCGATGTTGTTCGAGTTCACCTGACCGGCGGACAGGGCGCCGATGACCGTCTCGGCGGTGTCGCGACGCCAGACCAGACGCGCGATCAGCACATAGACGGCGATCACGACCACGGCGGCGATGCCGGAGACCGGGAGCAGCGACGAGAACAGGGTCTGCACGTCCGCCTGCGACAGCACCACGAACAGCAGGAAGGGCGAGAGGACGAAGAAGGTGAGGCGGCTCAGGACGGGTCGCGCGTGCTCCCCGAGCAGATCGATGCGGCCGATGATCCAGCCGACGAGGATGGCGACGCCCACCACCACGAATCCCGTCAGCGCCTCGAACACGCTTCGAGCCTAGGCCGCGTGGTCCGGCGCAGCCGACGCGCCGCTAGCGTGAAGGGGAGCCGTCGCGGACGGCCGTGGGGGGATGCCGATGTCACGCGTCGCAGTGATCGCCGGAGCGTCAGGCTTCGTGGGGGAGGCGCTCGCCCGTGCGCTCCTCGACGAGGGCTACGAGGTGCGCCGGATCGGGCGCCGGGAAGCCGTGACGTGGGATGACCCGTCGGCGATCGCCCGCGCCGTCGATGGGGTGGACGTGCTCATCAACCTCGCCGGCAAGTCCGTCAACTGCCGCTACGGGGATGCGAACCGGCGGGAGCTTCTGCGGTCGCGGGTCGAGACGACGCGGGCGCTCCGGCAGGCGGTGGCGGTTGCGCCATCCCCTCCGCCCGTCTGGCTGAACGCCTCGACATCCACCATCTACCGCCACGAGATGCAGCGCGCGAACACCGAGTCGGCGGGGATCATCGGCTCGGGCTTCTCGGTCGATGTGGCGCGCGCATGGGAGGCGGAGCTGTTCGAGGGCGACCTGCCGGGCACCCGCCGCGTCGCACTGCGCATGGCCATCGTGCTCGGCGACGGCCCGGCACCGAACATCCTGCGGCGCCTGGCGCGGCTCGGCGTCGGCGGACCGCAGATCGACTCCTGGTGGTTCCCGCACCGGCGCTACCGCGGCATCGGGGAGCACGCGAGCGGGCTCGAGCGCTCGACGTGGCACCGCACCCGCGGTCGGCAGAAGTTCAGCTGGATCCACATCGACGACGTCGTGGGCTCGGTGCGCTTCCTCGTCGGGCGCGACGACATCTCAGGCCCCGTCAACCTCGCGTCCCCGCATCCGGTCGACAACCGCACGCTCATGCGCACGCTGCGGAAGGCGGTCGGCATGCCGTTCGGTCTGCCCGCCTGGAGGTGGATGCTGGAACCCGCCATGTGGGTGCTCCGCACCGAGCCGGAGCTCGTGCTCAAGAGCCGGTGGGCGGTTCCCGAGGTGCTCACCGATGCCGGGTACCGCTTCGAGCGTCCTCGTCTCGAGGACGCCGTCTGAGCGGCTTCCCCATGCGCGGCGTGGTCCCCACGCCATGCCGCCCTAGGATGAGCCCGTGATCGGCCTGCTGCGCACCTGGGTGACGGCCCTTGCCGCCTCATGGCCGGAGGTGCTCGCCTGGTATCTCGGCGGCACCCTCGTGCGCGAGGGCATCCTGACCCTCGCGGCTCCGATCGGTCCCGACAGCGCGCTCGCCGCCTTCCTGCTGCTGCCCATCGCCGTGCTGGCGCGACTCGTCTCCTTCGTGGGCATGTTCCTCGCGGTGCGCCGATCGCTCCCCGCGTTCGCCGCGACGACCGCCGAGAGCGGTGTCGCCCGCCGCGGACGGTTCAGCGGCTTCGCGGACGTGCTCCTCGCGAGCATCGTCCCGTTCTTCGTGCTCTACGGTCTGCTCGGCCTGCTGCAGGACGACTTCGCGGCCTACGCCAACCGCGCCTTCCTCTACTCATTCGGGGGAGGGGACTTCCTCTCGCCGGGCGACGGGCCCCTGGTGGTGGTCGTCATCGTGGTCGCGCTGGCAGGTCGGATCGTCCTCAAGCGCTTCGGGTCGCGGCTGCCGCGCGGGGCGACGGTCGTGGAGATCTACCTCGAGGCCGTGTGGGTCTTCGTCGCGGTCAGCGGTCTCAGTGCCGTCTTCGCCGGCGTGCTCGCGTGGGTGCAGGACCGGCAGATCGTGCGGTGGTTCCTCGACGTGCGTCAGGGGCTCCGCGACCTGTGGGAGCCCATCCGAGTGACGATCGACGGCATCGACGGACTCGTCCCGCTGCTGCTTCAGCTGCTGGCACTGCCCCTGGCCTGGCTGCTGATCGCCGGCATTGTCTACACCCGCGAGCTCGCGTCCGTCGCCGGGGAGCGGGTGCTGTCGCCGCGGCTGGAGGCGAACCTGCGGGCGCGCGCACAGCGTCTGCCCGCGTTCGTGACGCGCCGGCGTCATCTCGTCACCGACGAGTGGGACGACGTCTACAAGCCGCTCTCGGTCTCGGCGCGTCTCATCGTGCGGATGGGCTGGCGCGCGCTCATCGTCTATGCGGCGTCCTACGCCCTGGTCGCGGCCGTGGCGCAGTGGGCGGTGTGGTCTCTGACCCGGATGCTGGGACCCCACGCGGCGGACTGGTGGATCGTCGCGCTGCCCGTCGTCGCCACCGCGGTCGCCACCGTGACGGAGACGGCGCGCATCACCCTCGTCGGCTCCGCTTTCGACCGGGCGCTGGACGCGTGGCGGTTGCGGCGCGGGTCGGGCGTCAGCCCTGCGCCGGGTCTTGTTCCGACAGTCGCAGCGTCACTTCCACCGGCAGACCGTCCTCCGTCACCGTGATGCGCACGGCGGCGGTGCGGAAGGTGCCCGTCGGCGTCAAGAACACCGATTCCACGCTGTACGGTGCCGTCGCGCTCGGGTCGCAGCCCGTCGCGAAGCCTTCGCCGCGCCCGTAGCCGTACTTTGCGACGTCGTATTCGGTCGGCCACTCGATCGGGCCCTCGGGTCCCGGGGCGACCAGGTCGATGACACAGGTCGCGCTGTCAGACCCTCCGACGGGCGCCACGTCGATGACCGCCGCGGCGAGCGCGGCGTCGGGTGGCAGCACGATGGAGCCCGAGCCACCGGGGAACTCCTGCGAGGCGCGCACGGTGAACTCGAGCCCGCCCGCGGTGGCGGTCTCGCCCGCGGCCGCCTCCACGGTGCGCGGCTGGATGGCGCTCCGCTCGGCGATCGGCACGACGATCAGCAGGGCGACGAGGCCGGGCACGACGACGACCAGGCAGACGAGCGCGACCCGATGGCGGCGCAGGAAAGCCCTCATGACGCGTCCCTCGCGAGCTCGGGTGCGCGTACCTCGGCGGTGGGGGAGACGTCGGTGGGGAGATCGAAGCGGACGACGGCGACGGAGTCGAGAGCGGTGGTCTCACTGATCTGCAGGACGAACTCCGCCGTCCCCGCCTGCAGAGCGTCGCGCGGCACCTCGAACAGTGCGCTCGAGCGGTACCGCAGGCCGGGTGACGGCGCCTGCGCCACGAAGGAGGGGAGGGGGGCGATCGTGGCGGCGGCGAAGGAGCGCCCGCCCATCCGCAGCTCGCTGCGCGCGAAGGAGCACGACGTCAATCGGCACACCGTGGTGACGTCCACGACGACCCACGCACCCGTCGTCTCCGACGGGGGAGCGCCGGCCTCGCCGAAGGCCAGCTCCTCCGCCACCGTGACGCCGTGCACGACCAACTCGGTCTGCCGCGACGCCACCGTCTCGCCGATGGCACCGGTGATCTTGAGAGGGGTCTGGATCTCGTCCTCCGACGGGGCGGTGACGGTCGCGAGGGCTGCCACGACGAGGAGGGATGCCGCGGCACCCGCCGCGATCAGCCGTCCCCGTCTGCTCGGGCTCCGGGGCGGGCGCTCGTTCACGGCCGCTCCTGCACGATGCCCGCCAGCACCCGGCCGGTCGTGGCATCTTCGATCGGATTCGTCGGGTCCAGGTAGCGCTCGTAGATGCCGATCCTCACCTCGGCCGCATCCGGCGGGGTCTCGTCGTCGGCCAGGTTCCAGACGTAGTACACGTCGACCGGCAGGCCGGGCTGCACCGGCGGATCGACCGATCCGTCGCGCACGCTCACCGTCGAGCCGGAGCCCTGGTCGAGCCGCAGGTCGAGCGGCGAGAGCCAGCCGAACGCGCGACGCGCCGGCTCGTCGCCGGTGTAGGTCAGGCGCGCACGCAGCACCACCATCGACCCCTCCCGGACCGTGCCGCTCGCCGGGTCCCGGTCGGTGACCTCCAGTGCCTCGAACTCGATGCGGTAGAGGCCGTTGTCGTACGTGTCGCCCAGACCGTAGGTGGGCTGCCGCGCGTCGGGCACGTCGGC is part of the Microbacterium lemovicicum genome and encodes:
- the lnt gene encoding apolipoprotein N-acyltransferase encodes the protein MPAASRPLLPLWAAVASSVAGGLLLTTAFPALGWWPMAFPSVVLALVGLVGRRMWSSVLVGFAFGAAFFFVNLFFTARYLGPVPWIALSMLEALLTAAFAVPITLAYRWLPRVMPGAASRLLLLPALVGALWTLREQIVGSWPYGGFPWGRIGVTQVSGPAAGLASWVGMSGLTFLVVLLCAMAVEYVRHGRFRRWLAAVPALIVVAVLFLVPAFPTTAAGVLRVGAVQGNGPAGYFDEREPNAVLGAQLSASEPLQGEKIDVLLWPEGGIDSDPTSNRSTAFVLDRLGESLDAPLIIAAATGRGDLFYNSSMLWRAGEGAVQTYDKRHPVPFGEYVPDRSFWEKLSPDLIGLIGREYTPGTASPLFDLNGVGVGLAICFDVIYDDVIWDGAAEGAEVYMFQTNNADFRGTDENLQQLAFARMRAIETGRSVVNLSTVGTSQVITADGAAIDGLTEDVAGHMITDVPLRTGLTPAVVAGPWIKISLGWGSLAALALLGLTQAVRRRRNAKTPAPVGTGV
- a CDS encoding RNA polymerase-binding protein RbpA, translating into MADRSLRGIRLGAQSLQSEDGVVFHERAQHTYTCTVCARDTTMTFAADAEIPPAWECRTCGAEALLRIGEGTATVDHSEDKVARTHWDMLLERRTVPELEELLEERLAYVRSRRGAGDDAAAHKLSA
- a CDS encoding glycerophosphodiester phosphodiesterase family protein, with the translated sequence MTPQHPFFVRAATPRVLAHRGLVTAEAAADGVTENTFAAIALAHGAGVTYVESDCHLTADGAVVLFHDADLSRVAGDPRAIADVRLLELEELMAHRGGLLTLAQALESFPTLRFNLDVKAAAAAAPVGAAVAPYSDRVLLTSFSDARRRQALDAATRGDARPATSAGRGVIARLLLAVALHSPRLAHRVLRGIDAVQIPERQGLLRVLTPRLVDYAHRASVEVHVWTVNEPDDMRRLLALGVDGLVTDRADLALSLVDGDKPRR
- a CDS encoding SPFH domain-containing protein, which produces MNDSIIPQTILWIVVAAIIIFALVTILRSIRIVPQATAGVVERLGRYHKTLTPGLNLLIPFIDRLRPLMDMREQVVSFPPQPVITEDNLVVSIDTVVYFQVTDARAASYEIANYLGAVEQLTTTTLRNVVGGLNLEEALTSRDNINNQLRVVLDEATGKWGIRVGRVELKAIDPPLSIQDSMEKQMRAERDRRAVILTAEGSKQSQILEAEGRRQADILRAEGEKQAAVLRAQGESEAIQMVFDAIHIGDPDDKLLAYQYLQTLPKIAESASSKLWIVPSELTSALKGIGSAFAGSDGPSQAKPKADRDAASAPRRTPMPARSDAAEAAAQAVREAAAAADAFASDAQSSAVEPIGDAPSAVTGPVGDEPSAR
- a CDS encoding NfeD family protein, producing MDIVTAIEQFAWIAWLVLILLFLVIEMLTLDFTFLMLSVGGLAGLGADLLGAPLWLQIVIAAVVAVAMVLLLRPPLLRRLRRGEDTTPSNVEALIGLRGQVLSTVTSHSGQVKLSNGDIWTARSLPGSDIEPGTTVLVNRIDGATAHVRPQEELTA
- a CDS encoding SDR family oxidoreductase: MSQILPPGSLAGRSALVTGSSRGIGADTVRYFAEAGANVVVNYRNKAPRAEKLGAQLRDLGVEALVVGADLTDADSVQALMDEVRRAYGSLDILVLNASGGMEAGMAADYALQLNRDAQVRVLETALPLLGEGSRVVFVTSHQAHFIRTTPTMPEYEPVALSKRAGEDALREMIPQLEERGIGFVVVSGDMIEGTITATLLERANPGAIAERRESAGKLYDVAEFAAEVAQAAVDPIPADHTRLVGDTGSFGAE
- a CDS encoding HdeD family acid-resistance protein, which codes for MSTATPTSSPIVNGIRTALGIGGVLALLAGILIVWQPAAAAVFVTTVIAIYAIAGGIVYAALGIFSKAMSGSSRAFHIVLGLLFVIAGVVAFANLQGTAATLAVFVAVLIGIMWIVEGVVALTTLGGSGSRVWTILFAVISIIAGIYLLVNALLGALVLWLLLGIMLIVLGVVQIVRAFTFGRA
- a CDS encoding AEC family transporter — translated: MFEALTGFVVVGVAILVGWIIGRIDLLGEHARPVLSRLTFFVLSPFLLFVVLSQADVQTLFSSLLPVSGIAAVVVIAVYVLIARLVWRRDTAETVIGALSAGQVNSNNIGIPLSLYLLGSAAFPAPVILLQLLIFTPVTLAILDAVTSGQRAFLPVLRRTATNPILIGSVLGTLVAVTGIDLPHIVMDPAQLIADACVPVLLISYGISLHGQRVLGSHGRRRDVLVASALKLLVMPVVAWAVATYLFRLAPSDVLVVVVLAALPTAQNVFNYSQRYGVGEAISRDTVFVTTLGCFPVLLAALALLG
- a CDS encoding epimerase — its product is MPMSRVAVIAGASGFVGEALARALLDEGYEVRRIGRREAVTWDDPSAIARAVDGVDVLINLAGKSVNCRYGDANRRELLRSRVETTRALRQAVAVAPSPPPVWLNASTSTIYRHEMQRANTESAGIIGSGFSVDVARAWEAELFEGDLPGTRRVALRMAIVLGDGPAPNILRRLARLGVGGPQIDSWWFPHRRYRGIGEHASGLERSTWHRTRGRQKFSWIHIDDVVGSVRFLVGRDDISGPVNLASPHPVDNRTLMRTLRKAVGMPFGLPAWRWMLEPAMWVLRTEPELVLKSRWAVPEVLTDAGYRFERPRLEDAV